A region of the bacterium genome:
GTCTCGGGGACGGTCCGGCGGGGTCCGGTGCGTCGGCCTGGGCGAGTCCGAGGGCGCGCGCCCATTCTTCGCGGAATCGAGGCTGGCGCGCGGGGCCGCTGTCCTGCACAAGACGCGCCGCGAGCCCGTTGTCGCGGCTGCCTTTGCCTTCGAGCAAGAGCTTGACCGCGGTGCGGCCGCGGTGCGCTTCTTCGGGCGAGCGGCCGACGGCGACCACGGCGACGGTCACGCCGGCGTCCTCGGCCGGACGTTCGCAAACGAGAACGCGGGCCGTGCGGTCGGCGGAGGGAACCAGCACGTCGACGGTGCGGGGGCCGGTGGGTTGGTCAGATTGGGCGTCGGCGCCGGGGTTCGGGAGGTACCGCCGCAAGACGTCGAGAGCGTCCCGCCGCAGGCTGTGGTAACCCTGCTCCGCCAGCATCGACGCAATGCGTCGGGCTTGGCCCGCGCCGTCGGGGGAGAACTTGTACTCGAAATAGTCGAAGTCCATCGGCGTCTTCCCCGCTCCCTTCGCCGATCTTCCGTAGATTCCGGGGCGTAACTTCCGAAGTACCTCATGCCCATCTGGGGCCTGCGAAAGACCAACGACAGGGGGCCAATCGGCACCCAGAGAAGCCATCGCTACCGCTATGAGGACGGGTCAGGAGCCTAGATGGACGATCCGGTAAGGGGGGCGCCGGCGGCCGGCGCAGCGGCAACGGCAACCACAGCGGACCCGCGGGCCGGCGGGACCGCCGGTGATCCCCGGGTCGTGCTCCGGCTCAACAACTTGGTACAGCTTCTCTCGAACGGCGCCTGGTACGTGGCGATCCCGTTCTTTCCTTTGTATCTCGTCTCCCAGGGGGCCTCGGCCGGGGTTGTCGGCACGGTCGTCGGGCTCTGCGGCATCGTACCCCTCGCGATCTCGATCCACGCGGGCGCGCTCGTCGACGAGCGGGGGCCGGTCGGGGTCTACGCCGCGTCGACCGCGCTCTTCTGCGCCGGCGGCGCCGTCCTGACCTTCCTGCGTGGGATCCCGGCGGCCGGCGTCGGCTACGGCCTCATGACGGTCGCGAACATCGGCTTCGCGGTCGCCGCGCAGGCGATCGTCGCCGCGGCGAGCACGGACGATACCCGCGTCCGCAACTACGGCTACTTCTCGCTGTGGAACTCCGCGGGCGCGGTGGCGGGCCCGATCGCGGGCGGATTCATCGCCGCGCGGTTCGGCTACGTCGGAGCGTTCGCCGCGCTCTGGGTCCTGATGCTGCCCTGCTTCGTCTGCATCGCCGGCCTGAGGGGCGTGCCGTCG
Encoded here:
- a CDS encoding MFS transporter — its product is MDDPVRGAPAAGAAATATTADPRAGGTAGDPRVVLRLNNLVQLLSNGAWYVAIPFFPLYLVSQGASAGVVGTVVGLCGIVPLAISIHAGALVDERGPVGVYAASTALFCAGGAVLTFLRGIPAAGVGYGLMTVANIGFAVAAQAIVAAASTDDTRVRNYGYFSLWNSAGAVAGPIAGGFIAARFGYVGAFAALWVLMLPCFVCIAGLRGVPSPARRAVPLAAAHTLVGTILRRRGIGDILFVSAMMVSAQQLQNTFYPLYLHEIGMAAPLIGILVAAVSSATMAVRSILTPGVALLGSGRALLLSMIVAAVGFGLAPLTHVFWLLLGVSILMGASVGFTQPLTMSLLVECITAEFWGVALGIRQSVQRIATIVSPLIYGAVSTADNVRNAFYAGAVIFVGAAGLMTRFADRIGRPPDAPP